A single genomic interval of Synechococcus sp. UW179A harbors:
- a CDS encoding phosphodiester glycosidase family protein, whose translation MLLPPPPPAPVAEVRTANRFSGSEVKVGGLASKGTWQWVGNDQSSPDQLWIPLDLLIGRLGFQRVVNEGGEALEWFGQSVPLQALNKRSLDDEVAVDAAPWFKTLNVSTSRRNGVLSISLKAPRVQKLRQGRGSTAGRLVLDLSGPALLQRQNDDLFLGVSISAAQEAQLREIGLKTKRESHGLRLQGSADRPTLTLASPWRLVIDGLSSSGTTQVRASRNALQSALLNPEIQAENRNGLVLDARTLRVGVKPVKIYRAGVPFNSSTLKLRPLAARGAQTGIRFLSQLAQPEQALLAINGGFFNRVRQLPLGALRVDGTWFSGPILNRGAIGWTAGNRLLFNRLRLDQSMQVNGGRRWGLGFLNSGYVQRGLSRYTRAWGPIYKALSGEEKAISVRDGVTISQHDRAELNRGVPLKPGASLIVSRAGAPLPAQPGDRVSISVRPSSAVGEQPQVLAGGPLLLKNGQVVLRGRQEGFSAGFLSLAAPRTVVAQDRSRVWLLTIEGTSGSDPTLLETTLALQQLGMLDALNLDGGSSTTLLAANRTVMTGRGMTPRVQNGLGLVRR comes from the coding sequence ATGTTATTGCCGCCTCCTCCTCCAGCCCCGGTTGCCGAAGTGCGCACAGCCAACCGGTTCAGCGGTAGCGAAGTCAAGGTTGGAGGCCTTGCATCCAAGGGGACTTGGCAGTGGGTCGGAAACGACCAAAGCTCACCAGACCAGCTCTGGATTCCACTGGATCTGCTGATCGGACGACTCGGCTTCCAGAGGGTTGTCAATGAAGGAGGCGAGGCACTGGAGTGGTTCGGTCAAAGCGTCCCTTTACAGGCACTGAACAAGCGCTCTCTTGACGATGAGGTGGCAGTTGATGCAGCACCTTGGTTCAAGACATTGAATGTCTCGACCAGCCGTCGCAATGGTGTCCTCTCGATCTCGCTCAAAGCTCCCAGAGTCCAGAAGCTGCGTCAGGGGCGCGGCAGCACAGCAGGGCGGCTGGTGCTCGATCTCAGTGGTCCTGCGCTGTTGCAACGTCAGAACGACGATTTATTCCTTGGGGTTTCGATCAGTGCAGCCCAAGAAGCCCAGTTGCGTGAAATCGGTCTGAAGACCAAGCGTGAAAGTCATGGTCTGCGACTCCAAGGCAGTGCCGATCGTCCGACGCTCACGCTTGCATCACCGTGGCGGCTTGTGATCGATGGGTTGAGCAGCTCGGGCACCACCCAGGTGCGTGCTAGCAGGAATGCGTTGCAGTCAGCTCTGCTCAATCCAGAGATCCAGGCGGAGAATCGCAACGGACTGGTGCTGGACGCCCGCACACTTCGTGTAGGGGTCAAGCCGGTGAAGATTTACAGAGCAGGTGTTCCCTTTAACAGCAGCACTCTCAAGCTTCGACCACTCGCTGCTCGAGGGGCACAAACCGGGATTCGATTTCTGAGCCAACTGGCCCAGCCTGAACAGGCTTTGTTGGCCATCAATGGAGGGTTCTTTAATCGTGTTCGTCAGCTTCCCCTCGGCGCCCTTCGTGTCGATGGGACCTGGTTTTCGGGACCGATTCTGAACCGGGGAGCCATCGGCTGGACAGCAGGGAACAGACTTCTGTTCAATCGACTGCGCCTCGACCAGTCCATGCAGGTCAACGGTGGACGTCGCTGGGGCCTGGGTTTTCTCAACAGTGGCTACGTCCAGCGCGGGTTGAGTCGGTACACCCGTGCATGGGGTCCTATCTACAAGGCCCTTAGCGGCGAAGAGAAGGCCATCAGCGTGCGGGATGGAGTCACCATTAGTCAGCATGATCGCGCCGAGCTGAATCGGGGGGTTCCTTTGAAACCCGGCGCCTCCCTGATCGTTTCCCGCGCTGGAGCTCCACTTCCAGCTCAACCCGGCGATCGAGTCAGCATCAGTGTGCGGCCATCTTCTGCAGTCGGAGAGCAACCTCAGGTGCTGGCCGGTGGTCCACTTCTGCTGAAAAATGGCCAGGTTGTTTTGCGAGGTCGCCAGGAAGGGTTCAGTGCCGGGTTCCTATCCCTTGCAGCTCCACGAACGGTTGTTGCCCAGGACCGCAGTCGTGTGTGGCTGTTAACAATCGAAGGCACTTCAGGGAGTGATCCCACGCTGCTGGAAACGACACTGGCTCTTCAGCAGCTGGGAATGCTCGACGC